The following proteins are co-located in the Camelina sativa cultivar DH55 chromosome 12, Cs, whole genome shotgun sequence genome:
- the LOC104732910 gene encoding probable thionin-2.4 — MDGKTLILSVLVMTLFMAQIQVEAKSCCPSSTARNIYNTCRLVGGSRERCAVLGGCKIVNGKCPNGYTKDILDNTVDVVNEYCKIGCASSVCSALTTLQYSDASEIVNGAVEKCVIACSTVCTKGSMNAVETA, encoded by the exons ATGGACGGAAAAACTTTGATTCTTAGTGTGCTCGTAATGACTCTGTTCATGGCACAAATTCAAGTTGAGGCAAAGAGCTGCTGTCCTTCCTCCACAGCTAGAAATATCTATAATACTTGCCGTTTAGTGGGAGGTTCCAGGGAAAGATGTGCAGTCCTCGGTGGCTGTAAAATCGTTAATGGGAAATGTCCTAACGGATATACGAAGGACATTCTCGATAACACAG TTGATGTTGTCAATGAATATTGTAAGATTGGGTGTGCATCCTCTGTCTGCAGTGCTTTAACCACTCTCCAGTACTCAG ATGCAAGTGAAATCGTAAATGGAGCTGTTGAAAAATGTGTCATAGCATGTTCTACGGTCTGCACCAAAGGCTCGATGAATGCAGTTGAAACTGCCTAG